In Bythopirellula goksoeyrii, a single window of DNA contains:
- a CDS encoding helix-turn-helix domain-containing protein, with product MSSEDFLLVREAAEALGVSANTIRAWADSGKLTEYRHPINNYRLFKQKDVALLKKRIDNPPATGRKTRAK from the coding sequence ATGTCCAGCGAAGACTTTCTACTTGTTCGAGAAGCGGCAGAGGCACTAGGCGTGTCGGCGAACACTATTCGCGCATGGGCCGACAGTGGAAAACTCACGGAGTACAGACATCCCATCAACAACTACCGCTTGTTTAAGCAAAAAGATGTCGCGTTGCTAAAGAAAAGAATAGATAATCCCCCAGCAACAGGTCGAAAGACGCGAGCCAAGTAG
- a CDS encoding restriction endonuclease subunit S, with protein sequence MSKVTFLNKLLDGADVDWKPLMEVAEYSQTRVDAAELDATSFVGVDNLVADKGGRVDANYLPNTNRLTAYEPRDILLGNIRPYLKKVWMATNSGGCSGDVLAVRIQDEFKQTVDSKFLYYLLSSNEFFSYSMQHAKGAKMPRGNKTAILGYQIPIPCPSNPRNSLEIQVEIVRILDTFAELTAELTAELTARKKQYDYYRDQLLSFADGEVERKPLGRLATITIGEFVRKDKQDAAAQYPVYNGGRTPTGYYENYNNTGNKIIVSARGANAGFVNRISSPYWAGNSCYSIGVEDGQNMNWNFVYYFLKRSERKLIGSQQKGGIPAVSKKQMEDFLVPIPPKPEQDRIVSVLDDFDILTNSITEGLPREIELRQKQYEYYCDLLLSFPKPEEAEA encoded by the coding sequence GTGAGCAAGGTGACCTTTTTAAACAAGCTGCTGGATGGTGCTGATGTGGATTGGAAGCCACTAATGGAGGTGGCGGAGTACTCACAGACGCGAGTAGATGCTGCTGAACTCGACGCGACTTCGTTTGTGGGAGTGGATAATCTCGTCGCCGACAAGGGTGGGCGCGTTGACGCAAATTATCTGCCGAACACAAACCGCTTGACGGCTTATGAGCCAAGAGACATCCTTCTCGGCAACATCCGTCCGTACCTGAAGAAAGTGTGGATGGCGACCAACTCAGGTGGGTGCAGTGGAGATGTCCTTGCTGTCCGGATTCAAGATGAATTCAAACAAACTGTTGACTCAAAGTTTCTCTACTATCTGTTGTCTTCAAACGAATTCTTCTCGTACAGCATGCAGCATGCAAAAGGCGCGAAGATGCCGCGAGGGAACAAAACGGCAATTCTGGGCTACCAGATACCCATTCCATGCCCATCGAACCCGAGAAACTCGCTTGAAATCCAGGTCGAAATCGTCCGTATTTTGGACACCTTTGCCGAGCTAACCGCCGAGCTAACCGCCGAGCTAACCGCCCGAAAGAAGCAATACGACTATTATCGCGATCAGTTGTTGAGTTTTGCAGATGGCGAAGTTGAACGGAAACCGCTTGGAAGATTAGCAACGATCACGATTGGTGAGTTTGTGCGAAAAGACAAACAGGATGCCGCTGCTCAGTATCCGGTTTACAACGGAGGACGGACGCCGACCGGTTACTACGAGAATTACAACAATACTGGAAACAAGATCATCGTAAGCGCCAGAGGGGCAAACGCTGGGTTTGTGAATCGGATCTCAAGTCCATATTGGGCCGGGAACAGCTGCTACTCAATTGGAGTTGAAGATGGCCAGAACATGAACTGGAACTTCGTCTACTATTTCTTGAAACGATCAGAGCGAAAGCTGATAGGAAGTCAACAAAAAGGTGGAATTCCTGCTGTTTCGAAGAAGCAGATGGAAGATTTCTTAGTGCCAATTCCGCCAAAGCCGGAGCAAGATCGTATCGTTTCCGTCCTTGATGATTTCGACATCCTTACCAATTCAATCACCGAAGGTTTACCTCGCGAAATCGAATTGCGGCAGAAGCAGTACGAGTACTATTGCGATTTGCTGCTGAGCTTCCCTAAGCCCGAAGAGGCGGAAGCGTAA
- a CDS encoding type I restriction-modification system subunit M yields MNGSQQRAALQRQIWQIANDVRGAVDGWDFKQYVLGTLFYRFISENFAQYIEAGDQSIDYASLQDSVITSEIKDDAIKTKGYFIYPSQLFSKIANEANTNESLNTDLANIFTAIEASASGYPSEPDIKGLFADFDTTSNRLGNTVTDKNTRLAAVLKGVAGLNFGEFSLGDFNGNQIDLFGDAYEFLISNYAANAGKSGGEFFTPQHVSKLIAMLAMHKQTRVNKIYDPACGSGSLLLQSKKHFDAHIIEEGFFGQEINHTTYNLARMNMFLHNINYDKFNIRLGNTLIDPALSDETPFDAIVSNPPYSVKWKGSDDPTLINDDRFAPAGVLAPKSKADFAFVLHALSYLSSKGRAAIVCFPGIFYRGGAEQKIRKYLVDNNFVETVISLAPNLFFGTTIAVNILLLSKHKTDTNTQFIDASGEDYFKKETNTNVLTDQHIEAIMQAFDTKANIDHFAQSVALDKIADNDYNLSVSSYVEPEDTREKVDIVKLNAELKTTVARIDKLRSEIDSIVTEIEGEEVEA; encoded by the coding sequence ATGAATGGAAGCCAACAACGAGCAGCCTTGCAACGCCAAATCTGGCAAATCGCCAATGACGTTCGCGGTGCTGTGGATGGATGGGACTTCAAACAGTATGTCCTGGGCACCTTGTTCTATCGCTTTATCAGCGAGAACTTTGCCCAGTACATCGAAGCAGGCGACCAAAGCATCGACTATGCCTCGCTCCAGGATTCCGTGATCACGTCCGAGATCAAAGACGACGCCATCAAAACTAAGGGTTACTTTATCTACCCAAGCCAGTTGTTTTCCAAAATCGCCAACGAGGCGAACACCAACGAAAGCTTGAACACGGATCTGGCGAACATCTTTACCGCGATTGAAGCCTCGGCGAGTGGATACCCGTCCGAGCCAGACATCAAGGGACTCTTCGCCGATTTTGACACAACCAGCAACCGTCTGGGCAATACAGTCACGGACAAAAACACTCGCTTGGCGGCTGTGCTGAAAGGGGTCGCAGGTTTGAATTTCGGCGAATTCAGCCTGGGTGACTTCAATGGCAACCAAATCGATTTGTTCGGCGATGCCTACGAGTTTCTGATCTCCAACTACGCGGCCAACGCGGGCAAGTCGGGGGGCGAGTTCTTTACGCCTCAGCACGTGTCCAAGCTGATTGCCATGCTGGCGATGCACAAACAGACCAGAGTCAACAAGATTTACGACCCGGCCTGCGGTTCTGGTTCATTGTTGCTGCAATCCAAGAAGCATTTTGACGCCCACATCATTGAAGAGGGCTTCTTCGGTCAGGAGATAAACCACACGACCTACAACCTGGCTCGGATGAACATGTTCTTGCACAACATCAACTACGACAAGTTCAATATCCGACTGGGCAACACGCTTATTGACCCAGCACTAAGCGACGAAACACCGTTCGATGCAATCGTCTCCAATCCACCGTACTCGGTGAAATGGAAGGGCAGCGACGACCCTACGCTCATCAACGACGACCGTTTCGCTCCGGCGGGAGTGCTGGCCCCGAAATCCAAAGCAGATTTTGCCTTCGTGCTTCATGCCCTGAGCTATCTGTCTAGCAAAGGTCGCGCGGCCATCGTCTGCTTCCCAGGAATCTTCTACCGAGGTGGCGCCGAGCAGAAAATCCGGAAGTATTTGGTAGACAATAATTTTGTTGAAACGGTAATCTCACTGGCCCCGAATCTGTTTTTTGGCACCACCATCGCAGTGAATATTCTGCTCCTGTCCAAGCACAAGACCGACACGAACACTCAGTTCATTGACGCCAGCGGTGAGGACTACTTTAAAAAAGAAACGAATACCAATGTCCTCACAGATCAGCATATCGAAGCCATTATGCAGGCCTTCGACACCAAGGCGAACATCGATCACTTCGCTCAATCTGTCGCTTTGGACAAGATCGCTGACAACGATTACAACCTGTCGGTCAGCAGTTATGTTGAACCCGAGGATACCCGCGAGAAGGTGGACATTGTCAAACTTAACGCCGAGCTGAAAACGACCGTGGCCAGGATCGACAAGCTGCGTTCGGAAATCGATTCGATTGTGACGGAGATCGAAGGAGAGGAGGTCGAGGCGTGA
- a CDS encoding ArdC family protein, with protein sequence MKKDEIKKLIEQGVRELNEALAMGDSEQLKQFMAVMARFPRYSFNNCLLIAMQKPDAQMVQGFHAWKKIGRWVTKGEKGIGIVAPMVYRNKEEESSEDGEERALRGFKVVHVYDVSQTEGKEMPEFASVTGDAGHYIEAVERVIQAKGIELVYEELDSGADGVSCKGKIIIDPKVEGAERFAVLTHELAHELLHTDKSKRLQTTKTIRETEAEAVAHVVCRAVGLDSTTHSADYIRLYSGDMDVLAGSLDGIQKAAAQILEALESAQVADAEAAA encoded by the coding sequence ATGAAGAAAGACGAAATAAAGAAGCTAATCGAGCAAGGCGTACGTGAGCTAAACGAGGCGCTGGCAATGGGAGACAGCGAACAGCTGAAGCAGTTCATGGCGGTAATGGCGAGGTTCCCCCGCTACAGCTTTAATAACTGCCTACTCATTGCGATGCAGAAACCGGACGCGCAGATGGTGCAAGGCTTTCATGCCTGGAAGAAGATCGGACGCTGGGTAACAAAAGGCGAAAAAGGCATCGGCATCGTTGCACCAATGGTCTATCGCAACAAGGAGGAAGAATCTTCAGAAGACGGCGAAGAGCGGGCCCTGCGAGGGTTCAAGGTCGTGCACGTCTATGATGTAAGCCAGACTGAGGGCAAGGAGATGCCTGAGTTTGCCAGCGTCACCGGAGATGCTGGGCACTACATCGAAGCCGTAGAGCGAGTGATTCAAGCGAAAGGAATCGAGCTTGTTTACGAAGAGCTTGACTCCGGTGCTGATGGAGTATCTTGCAAGGGGAAGATCATCATCGACCCCAAGGTGGAAGGTGCCGAGCGATTCGCGGTGCTCACGCACGAGCTTGCACACGAGTTGCTGCATACGGACAAGTCGAAGCGATTGCAAACGACGAAGACTATCCGTGAAACGGAAGCAGAAGCAGTTGCTCACGTCGTCTGCCGAGCCGTGGGTTTAGACTCCACCACGCACAGTGCGGACTACATCCGGCTCTATAGCGGTGACATGGACGTGCTGGCTGGATCGCTTGACGGAATCCAGAAGGCTGCTGCACAGATACTTGAGGCGTTGGAATCAGCTCAAGTAGCTGACGCAGAGGCTGCTGCGTGA